The Flaviramulus sp. BrNp1-15 genome includes the window CCAACGATTATGGTGTTTAATAAAATTGATGCTTATCAACCAGAATCGATTGATAAAGACGATCTTGAAACAGAACGCACAGAAAGACATTACACTTTAGAGGAATGGAAAAAAACTTGGATGAATAAAGTAGGAGATAATGCTTTATTTATTTCAGCTTTAAACAAACAAAATTTAGAAGATTTTAAAAAGCGTGTTTATGATGAGGTAAGAGAGATTCATATTACTCGTTTCCCATATAATCATTTTCTGTATCCAGATTATAATTATGAAAACTTAGGAGAGGAGGAATAGGTAATAAAAAAAGCGCTTCTTTTAGAAGCGCTTTTTTTATGTATTATGAGTAATAAATTATAAGCTGTAGTTTAAACCAACTAACCAATAAGACTGTAATTTATTATCTGCATCTGGTAAAGCAACACCTTGGAAGTTTGCAGCTTCTTGTTTATTGCTTCTTAAACCAAAGTCAAAACCAACACCTATCATTTTCCATAATGTATAACCAAAAGAGTTTATCCAAGTGAAGTTAGATAAATCTCCGCTTTTATAACTTTGAAATGTAGAGAAGTTAGATTTAAAATTAACGGCTCCAATTTGTCTAGTGTAATCTGCAACTATTTTAGCTCCTAGAGAGGATTCAAAAACAGCATCATTTTTAGCAAAAACAAAGTTATAGTTTAATGGATGTGCTACTACTACTAAGTTTTCAATAGGTGTCCAAGTTAAACCAACTCCTAAATCTAAATATCCAGGGTCGTTAAAGTTGTTTAAAATAGTTGTTCTATATTCACCTAAAGTAGATACTGCTAAGTTTTTAGCAATGTTTCTTCCGTATAAAGAAGTAATGTTAAATACATCTGTAGTTTCTCTAAAATCTTCACTATCGTTAGGATCATTTTTGTCGTCTAGTTTTACCCATCCTAAATTTACATTAAGATTGTTTCTCCAGAAAAACTTTTCTTGAATTAAGTTAGCAAAACCATTAACGGTAAAACCAATGTTACCAGAAGCATTGTCTGGTGCGCCTTGAGAATACCAGTTACTAAATTCTGATATACTACCACCAATAGTACCAAATGCACCTTTTCTCCAACCTGGTAAGGCATCAATTTGAG containing:
- a CDS encoding DUF3078 domain-containing protein, giving the protein MKKTLLLFALFIGMVSINAQTKEELETQKAEKQAVADAAQAEANALQAQIDALPGWRKGAFGTIGGSISEFSNWYSQGAPDNASGNIGFTVNGFANLIQEKFFWRNNLNVNLGWVKLDDKNDPNDSEDFRETTDVFNITSLYGRNIAKNLAVSTLGEYRTTILNNFNDPGYLDLGVGLTWTPIENLVVVAHPLNYNFVFAKNDAVFESSLGAKIVADYTRQIGAVNFKSNFSTFQSYKSGDLSNFTWINSFGYTLWKMIGVGFDFGLRSNKQEAANFQGVALPDADNKLQSYWLVGLNYSL